A genomic segment from Roseofilum capinflatum BLCC-M114 encodes:
- a CDS encoding response regulator: MIFFYVLLVTSNSEDYTQVYRFLNEAPTSATRDLGFQVDCCHHLEEAIAQLSEKHFDVLLISLNSPDSQAMDTLQNCQEQFPHLAIVVFTENRDETLRVQCLQLGAQGYLVKDQIDSKLLVYSLRLAIEQKRQLQVLQQNQLKRLQEQEIMGLRHIADTVKTQITAKLFGLSLLRESSPEIFQEIVQQYGELMDLSMEQRVYKVDYNISEQLRNMGEQLGFLKASPRDVVEIHTQVLKAKTQNSNPVKAQAYVSEGRLMVLELMGYLASYYRKYFIGLSKLNVTKNYKNLKP; the protein is encoded by the coding sequence ATGATCTTTTTTTATGTCTTATTGGTAACAAGCAATTCAGAAGATTATACTCAAGTTTATCGGTTCTTAAATGAGGCTCCCACTTCAGCCACACGGGATCTAGGTTTTCAAGTTGACTGTTGCCATCATTTAGAAGAGGCGATCGCCCAACTCTCAGAAAAACACTTTGATGTTCTGTTAATCTCTCTCAATTCCCCAGATAGTCAAGCGATGGACACCTTACAGAACTGTCAGGAACAGTTTCCCCACCTGGCTATTGTGGTGTTTACAGAAAATCGGGATGAAACCCTGCGGGTTCAATGTCTACAGTTAGGGGCCCAGGGCTATCTCGTCAAAGATCAAATCGATAGTAAGCTTTTAGTCTACTCCCTGCGATTGGCGATCGAGCAAAAACGTCAACTGCAAGTTTTACAGCAAAATCAATTAAAACGGCTGCAAGAACAAGAAATTATGGGTCTTAGACATATTGCTGATACCGTCAAAACCCAGATTACTGCTAAACTGTTTGGATTATCCTTATTACGAGAATCCTCACCGGAAATCTTTCAAGAAATTGTACAACAATATGGAGAGTTAATGGACTTGTCTATGGAACAAAGGGTTTATAAAGTTGACTATAACATTTCCGAGCAACTGCGGAACATGGGGGAACAGCTCGGATTCTTAAAAGCATCCCCTAGAGATGTGGTTGAAATTCACACTCAAGTTTTGAAAGCAAAAACCCAAAACAGCAATCCGGTTAAAGCGCAAGCTTATGTATCTGAAGGGCGACTCATGGTTTTAGAATTAATGGGTTACTTAGCCTCTTACTATCGGAAATACTTTATTGGCTTAAGTAAACTTAATGTCACCAAAAATTACAAAAACTTGAAACCGTAA
- a CDS encoding CHAT domain-containing protein — translation MWKSITAFCVFLSYAVPTYAQPSITPAQDATGTQVIPNGTQYQITGGTQAGSNLFHSFQQLGLNPGEVANFIAQPHIQNILGRVVGGEASLINGLIQVAGGNANLYLMNPAGIIFGPNAQLNVPADFTATTATAIGFGNNTWFNAQGENNYANLIGIPSEFQFPYTNPGTIINEGNLTVNPQQHLTLLGGTTINLGTLEAPGGKITIAAIPGEQVVRISQEGHLLTLDLPLSETPTTPETPIQPPSLPQLITGGFLSHANQMTVNSQGQVELTGSGITLPPSSGLNITSGTLDVSGNQGGEMQILGQQIGVIDANINASGINGGGEIFVGGDIQGQGILPNASRTFISPNSQLSADALEAGDGGQIIIFAEETARIYGTLSARGGQHSGNGGFIETSGLQSLDLTQTPDTSAPFGEGGTWLIDPYNVEIVAGNGNTNINTSAPFTPTGSTAQLGVDLITTALSNSSNVEITTVGTGGLENGDITLSTDLDFNSIGTSTLTLNAAGNIDIQGQIFDSNTSSGGDRLNLNFTASDGSVYINQPISTQSGSITLTGISNITLDSGILINAPVNSGGGTINLDGTSLAGGNGINLQGTLDSQGGNITLNAATIGGFISLNSTASISAGTGDIQIITDSPYITQPISGTGNLTLQPQSPGLDIEIGGDNFGYLTFLNHDEINLFQDGFNSITLESPAGNLDVLPITGFGITANFKDPVILNAAGDLRVQGLIETNGNPLNFDIGGLFTLSQNQLITGNLDITASDINMDCCQINSSSGSNINLRPQNPNATIFLGQDIPGQFSLNEVEMSQNIDTTGTVTIENTGTISIAALDLNNSGNPAPPRQYTLVLKGETLEFFNALTLSPNQTGEFIATGSILDSSPVNSAIFGGRVLLDANAIGTETDPLYIKGSQLAAITRSGNLFLDTGDILINPPQNTVSTVSGITGIQSAGQLNIQGSQLLNLDDNLTSNGAMTLAPPLNLVDDITLDSNGGFINLDNTINGNQTLILNSGGATFTSPVGNTTPLNNLTVTGATQLNANITTTDTQTYNNAVQLNDNLTLNSTNNITFGQTLDGAQDLTLNSDSITFSDAVGSVDPLNRLNVNGNTRLNNNITTTTDQTYTGSVQLDNSVILESGNGNISFANTVDGAHTLTVNSDNITFADAVGSIDPLNQLTVNGTTALNGDITTTGGQTYNGFVQLNNSVTLDSGGANIAFSNPISGTEDLTVNAGEIIFSDAVGSPNPLTGLTVNGNTTLNGNVTTTGGQTYNGSVQVNDNLILESGNGDITFGQTLDGTQDFKVDAGTGNITFNGKVGSTNPLANFTIDSTGLTQINDTVNAGQIRTNAGGTTEINADITTTGEQSYNDAVILGSSVTFTTNNGNLTFDNTVDGTTAGGENLTVQTGTGDLQFFGAVGNSVPLGDITLVADDMSFEGSLAGTGNLTIEPFTNSQNIRLGGIDNNDSNTLEISSEDIQNWQNGFQAIAIGRNTLSGTVVTEGSLTFQDPVTVLTGSSLTVNGTLTGNDNASITLNAAQINLNADITTANNDINLNGAINLGADALLSTGTGEGNLNIGGTIDGNAGLTLESGTGEISLNGNLGETNPLNRLNIQGQVTTGGNGLSITTINDVTTGDISTSGQPLSLTSNQGNIQTGDLDTSATGSGGSLTLTSPTGSITTGNLTSAGDTAGGDINVQAQVSITTGDIDSSATTGDGGSVFLDPIGNVQVGFINAQGGTAGTGGNVFAESTGAFFQARGTFIDQNGQNASISTAGGLGGGTIEIRHQGGTLNAPIQPFVVGNGGVNGTQGVITTGAFTLSNQEFADSFTLGTIQIVTDDGLTPTTVTPINTALTSPIEEPTVETNVPITIPVTPPVPTAPVAIPLIPTESPSISEFPTSAPSNSGGGSGNGSGSGNGGAVPVVPSVFPGVGVPISGEGSSDNGVGSAVNAVLLGREHGAQPLLLSADEVNLDETIAALEAQFTREYEVYLGLENNTRILQLREIQSWLEEASQAPVKTGLIYVVFGRRQLEENAALVCPVPTAVEVEGVEPPPACLPHPEDALHLILVTANEEPIQVDFPQVKREEVMALVNELRQEVTNQFKLRTTSYLPPAQALHELLIEPLEGTLEEQGIETLVMIPDAGLRSLPIAVLHDGEQFLMEKYSLGLIPSFSLTLPEYRNLQGVEVLAMGASEFEEMPPLPAVPVELREIGGEDAFLNEGFTVENLRTEHQTGEFPIIHLATHADFQEGAPDNSFIQLWESQIQLPEMRGLEWGNPPVDLLTLSACRTALGSQEAELGFAGLAVMSGAKSALASLWYSSDVGTLALMSKFYDQLESAPTRAEALRRAQLAMLEGEVSLDGGQLRGTRGEGGIPLPKNLDQGSVSFSHPYYWGAFTMIGTPW, via the coding sequence ATGTGGAAATCCATTACTGCCTTCTGTGTCTTTCTGTCCTATGCAGTACCTACCTACGCTCAACCCTCCATTACCCCAGCCCAAGATGCCACCGGAACCCAAGTGATTCCTAATGGCACTCAATATCAGATCACGGGGGGAACCCAAGCCGGTTCCAATCTATTCCACAGCTTTCAACAACTGGGCTTAAACCCTGGAGAAGTGGCCAACTTCATCGCCCAACCCCACATTCAAAACATTCTCGGTCGGGTGGTGGGAGGTGAAGCGTCCCTCATCAACGGACTCATTCAAGTCGCTGGAGGTAATGCCAACCTCTATCTGATGAACCCTGCGGGCATCATTTTCGGCCCCAACGCCCAGCTCAACGTCCCCGCAGACTTCACTGCAACCACAGCAACGGCGATCGGATTTGGTAATAATACTTGGTTTAATGCTCAAGGAGAGAATAATTACGCCAACTTAATCGGTATACCCAGTGAATTTCAATTTCCCTACACTAATCCCGGCACAATCATCAACGAAGGCAACTTAACCGTTAATCCCCAACAGCACCTCACCCTCCTAGGCGGAACCACCATTAACCTGGGAACCCTAGAAGCACCTGGCGGAAAAATCACCATTGCCGCCATTCCCGGCGAGCAAGTCGTCCGCATTTCCCAAGAAGGACATCTTTTAACCCTCGACTTACCCCTATCCGAAACACCCACAACCCCAGAAACTCCCATTCAACCCCCCTCTTTACCCCAACTGATTACCGGCGGTTTCCTCAGTCATGCCAACCAAATGACCGTCAATTCACAGGGACAAGTGGAATTAACCGGCAGTGGCATCACGCTCCCCCCATCCAGCGGACTGAATATCACATCAGGAACCCTCGATGTATCGGGAAATCAAGGGGGAGAAATGCAGATTTTAGGACAACAAATAGGAGTCATTGATGCCAACATCAACGCCTCTGGCATCAATGGCGGTGGTGAAATTTTTGTCGGCGGAGACATACAAGGACAAGGCATTTTACCCAACGCCTCCCGCACCTTTATCAGCCCCAATTCCCAACTCTCCGCCGACGCTTTAGAAGCCGGAGATGGGGGACAAATTATCATTTTTGCCGAAGAAACCGCCAGAATCTATGGAACCCTAAGCGCCAGAGGCGGGCAACATTCCGGCAACGGAGGCTTCATCGAAACCAGTGGCTTACAGTCCTTAGACCTCACCCAAACCCCCGATACTTCCGCCCCCTTTGGGGAGGGAGGCACATGGTTAATCGATCCCTACAATGTAGAAATTGTTGCCGGAAATGGCAATACCAATATTAACACCAGCGCCCCCTTTACCCCCACCGGCAGCACCGCCCAATTAGGAGTCGATTTAATTACTACTGCTTTAAGCAATAGCTCAAACGTAGAAATTACCACTGTAGGCACAGGAGGCTTAGAAAATGGTGATATTACCTTATCTACAGACTTAGATTTTAACAGCATCGGCACTAGCACCCTCACTCTGAATGCTGCTGGTAACATTGACATTCAAGGACAAATTTTTGACAGTAATACCAGTAGTGGCGGCGATCGCCTCAACCTCAACTTTACAGCCAGCGATGGCTCAGTTTATATTAACCAACCCATTTCCACCCAAAGCGGTTCCATCACCCTCACTGGAATATCCAATATCACCCTCGACTCTGGAATTTTAATTAACGCACCCGTCAACTCTGGGGGAGGAACCATTAACCTAGATGGCACCAGTTTAGCTGGAGGCAATGGCATTAATCTTCAAGGAACTCTCGACTCTCAAGGCGGAAACATTACCCTCAATGCAGCCACTATCGGAGGATTTATTAGCTTAAATTCTACTGCATCCATTAGTGCAGGCACAGGCGATATTCAGATCATTACAGATTCCCCCTACATTACCCAGCCCATTTCTGGCACAGGAAATTTAACCCTACAACCCCAATCTCCAGGTTTAGATATTGAAATTGGCGGCGATAACTTTGGTTATCTCACCTTCTTAAATCACGACGAAATCAACTTATTTCAAGACGGCTTTAACTCCATCACCCTCGAATCACCAGCAGGCAACTTAGATGTTCTCCCCATCACTGGTTTTGGGATCACCGCAAACTTCAAAGATCCAGTAATCTTAAACGCCGCCGGCGATCTCAGAGTTCAAGGCTTAATCGAAACCAATGGTAATCCTCTAAATTTTGATATTGGGGGTCTATTCACTTTATCCCAAAATCAATTAATCACCGGAAATCTAGACATTACAGCCAGTGATATTAATATGGATTGTTGCCAGATCAATTCATCCTCTGGTAGCAACATTAACTTGCGTCCTCAAAATCCAAATGCCACCATTTTTCTCGGTCAAGATATCCCCGGACAATTCAGCTTAAATGAAGTCGAAATGTCCCAAAATATCGACACTACTGGAACCGTCACCATTGAAAATACCGGCACGATTAGTATTGCAGCCTTAGATCTCAATAATAGCGGCAATCCTGCACCTCCTCGACAATATACGCTTGTTCTCAAAGGAGAAACTCTAGAGTTTTTCAACGCCTTAACCTTAAGCCCCAATCAAACCGGGGAATTTATCGCCACTGGAAGTATTTTAGATAGCTCCCCCGTCAATTCAGCTATCTTTGGTGGCAGGGTTCTTTTAGATGCCAACGCCATTGGCACAGAAACTGATCCCCTCTATATTAAAGGGAGTCAATTGGCTGCTATTACTCGTTCTGGCAATCTCTTTCTCGACACCGGCGATATCTTAATTAACCCTCCTCAAAATACCGTGAGTACCGTTTCAGGAATTACTGGAATTCAAAGTGCTGGTCAACTCAATATTCAAGGTAGCCAACTCCTCAATTTAGACGATAATTTAACCTCTAATGGAGCCATGACCCTGGCTCCTCCCTTGAATTTAGTGGATGATATCACCTTAGACAGTAACGGCGGATTCATCAACTTAGACAATACCATCAATGGCAATCAAACCTTAATCCTCAACTCAGGAGGCGCAACCTTTACCAGTCCTGTCGGCAACACAACCCCCTTAAATAACTTAACCGTTACCGGAGCCACTCAACTCAATGCAAACATTACCACCACAGACACCCAAACCTATAATAATGCCGTTCAATTAAACGATAATCTCACCCTCAACAGCACCAATAACATTACCTTTGGGCAAACCTTGGATGGCGCTCAAGATTTAACCCTTAATAGTGACAGTATTACCTTTTCCGACGCGGTGGGGAGTGTTGACCCCTTAAATCGTTTAAACGTTAATGGAAATACAAGACTCAATAACAATATTACCACCACAACAGATCAAACCTATACGGGTTCTGTGCAATTGGATAACTCAGTTATTTTAGAGAGTGGTAACGGTAACATCAGCTTTGCCAATACAGTAGATGGCGCTCACACCTTAACCGTTAATAGTGATAATATTACCTTTGCGGATGCAGTCGGGAGTATTGACCCCTTAAATCAATTAACCGTTAATGGAACCACAGCCCTAAATGGCGATATTACCACAACTGGAGGGCAAACCTATAATGGATTCGTGCAACTGAATAACTCCGTTACTTTAGACAGTGGTGGCGCTAATATAGCTTTTTCTAATCCCATTTCAGGAACCGAAGATTTAACCGTCAATGCAGGAGAAATTATCTTTTCTGATGCAGTGGGAAGTCCTAACCCATTAACCGGTTTAACCGTGAATGGAAATACCACCCTGAATGGCAATGTCACCACAACCGGAGGGCAAACCTATAATGGGTCTGTGCAAGTCAATGACAACTTAATCTTAGAAAGTGGCAATGGGGATATTACCTTTGGGCAAACCCTGGATGGAACGCAAGATTTTAAGGTAGATGCAGGCACAGGAAATATTACCTTTAATGGAAAAGTTGGCAGCACCAATCCCTTAGCTAATTTTACGATTGATAGTACAGGATTGACTCAGATTAATGATACCGTCAATGCTGGTCAAATCAGGACAAATGCAGGGGGAACGACTGAAATTAATGCAGATATCACCACGACAGGAGAGCAGAGCTATAATGATGCAGTAATTTTAGGTAGTAGCGTTACCTTTACCACAAATAATGGTAACCTGACTTTTGATAATACCGTTGATGGGACAACAGCAGGGGGAGAAAACTTAACGGTACAAACCGGTACAGGAGACCTACAATTCTTTGGTGCAGTGGGTAATTCTGTTCCCCTTGGCGATATTACTTTGGTTGCCGATGACATGAGTTTTGAGGGTTCCCTGGCTGGTACTGGAAATCTAACCATAGAACCGTTCACTAATAGCCAAAATATTCGACTGGGAGGAATAGATAATAATGACTCCAATACTTTAGAAATCAGCAGTGAAGATATTCAAAACTGGCAAAATGGGTTTCAGGCGATCGCCATTGGACGCAATACCTTATCAGGAACAGTGGTGACTGAGGGCAGTTTAACATTTCAAGATCCCGTTACCGTTCTCACTGGATCGAGTCTAACAGTAAATGGCACGCTTACAGGAAACGATAATGCCTCCATTACCTTAAATGCAGCTCAAATCAACTTGAATGCCGATATTACCACGGCCAATAACGATATTAACCTCAATGGTGCTATTAATCTCGGTGCAGATGCGCTGCTGAGTACGGGAACAGGAGAGGGTAACCTCAATATTGGCGGCACAATTGATGGCAATGCTGGACTCACTTTAGAATCAGGTACGGGAGAGATTAGCCTCAATGGTAATCTAGGGGAAACTAATCCCTTAAATCGTTTAAATATTCAAGGGCAGGTTACCACCGGGGGCAATGGGTTATCCATTACGACGATTAATGACGTGACTACGGGAGATATTAGTACCAGTGGTCAGCCTCTGAGTTTAACCAGTAACCAAGGCAATATTCAAACGGGAGATTTGGATACATCAGCCACGGGAAGCGGTGGCAGTCTCACTCTAACCAGTCCCACGGGTAGCATCACTACGGGAAATCTCACTTCTGCGGGAGATACAGCCGGAGGTGATATTAATGTCCAAGCGCAAGTTTCAATTACGACCGGTGATATTGACTCCAGCGCCACTACAGGAGATGGAGGTTCCGTATTTCTTGACCCCATTGGTAATGTGCAAGTCGGTTTTATTAATGCTCAGGGAGGAACCGCAGGCACGGGGGGCAATGTGTTTGCCGAATCTACAGGAGCATTTTTCCAGGCTAGGGGAACGTTTATAGACCAAAATGGCCAGAATGCCAGCATCTCCACTGCTGGAGGACTGGGTGGGGGAACGATTGAAATTCGGCATCAGGGAGGGACATTGAATGCACCGATACAGCCGTTTGTCGTCGGAAATGGTGGGGTGAATGGGACTCAAGGGGTGATTACGACGGGAGCGTTTACTTTATCGAATCAAGAGTTTGCCGATTCGTTTACCTTGGGAACTATCCAAATTGTGACCGATGATGGGTTAACCCCGACAACGGTTACACCGATTAATACTGCTCTAACATCACCCATTGAAGAGCCAACGGTAGAGACAAATGTACCGATAACGATACCGGTTACTCCTCCTGTACCCACTGCACCGGTTGCTATTCCTTTAATTCCCACAGAGAGTCCTTCTATCTCGGAGTTTCCTACCTCTGCACCCTCTAATTCTGGGGGAGGGAGTGGAAATGGTAGTGGTAGTGGTAATGGTGGCGCTGTTCCTGTTGTTCCTTCGGTGTTTCCAGGGGTTGGAGTGCCAATATCGGGAGAGGGGAGTTCAGACAATGGTGTGGGGAGTGCGGTGAATGCGGTGCTGCTGGGACGGGAGCATGGGGCGCAACCTCTTTTGCTCTCTGCCGATGAGGTGAATTTAGATGAAACGATCGCCGCTTTGGAAGCTCAATTTACCCGCGAATATGAGGTGTATTTGGGTTTGGAGAATAATACCCGAATTTTGCAGTTGCGGGAAATTCAGAGTTGGTTAGAGGAAGCCAGTCAAGCGCCTGTAAAAACCGGATTGATTTATGTGGTGTTTGGTCGTCGGCAGTTGGAAGAGAATGCGGCGCTGGTATGTCCGGTTCCCACTGCTGTAGAGGTAGAAGGGGTCGAGCCACCCCCCGCTTGTCTCCCCCATCCAGAGGATGCGTTGCACTTGATTTTGGTGACAGCGAATGAGGAACCGATACAAGTGGATTTTCCCCAGGTGAAGCGGGAGGAGGTGATGGCGCTGGTGAATGAGTTGCGTCAGGAGGTGACGAATCAGTTTAAGTTGCGAACGACGAGTTATTTACCACCAGCACAGGCGTTGCATGAATTGCTGATTGAGCCGTTAGAAGGGACGTTGGAGGAGCAGGGAATTGAGACGTTGGTGATGATTCCGGATGCGGGACTGAGGTCTTTACCGATCGCGGTTTTGCATGATGGGGAGCAGTTTTTGATGGAGAAGTATAGTTTGGGGTTGATTCCCAGTTTTAGTCTGACGTTGCCGGAGTATCGGAATTTGCAGGGGGTGGAGGTTTTGGCTATGGGGGCTTCGGAGTTTGAGGAGATGCCGCCTTTACCGGCGGTTCCGGTGGAGTTGCGAGAAATTGGTGGGGAGGATGCGTTTCTGAATGAGGGGTTTACGGTAGAGAATTTGCGGACAGAGCATCAGACGGGAGAGTTTCCGATTATTCATTTAGCCACTCATGCGGATTTCCAAGAGGGCGCTCCAGACAATTCGTTTATTCAGTTGTGGGAGTCGCAGATTCAACTGCCGGAGATGAGGGGGTTAGAGTGGGGGAATCCTCCTGTAGATTTGTTGACGTTGAGTGCTTGCCGCACGGCGTTGGGGAGTCAGGAGGCGGAGTTGGGGTTTGCAGGGTTGGCGGTGATGTCTGGGGCGAAATCGGCGCTGGCGAGTCTTTGGTACAGTAGCGATGTGGGGACGTTGGCGCTGATGAGTAAGTTTTATGACCAGTTGGAGTCTGCGCCGACTCGTGCGGAGGCTCTGCGGCGGGCGCAGTTGGCAATGTTGGAGGGTGAGGTGAGTTTGGATGGGGGACAGTTGCGAGGAACGAGGGGAGAAGGAGGGATTCCTTTGCCAAAGAATTTGGATCAGGGGAGTGTGTCTTTTTCTCATCCGTATTATTGGGGGGCGTTTACGATGATTGGTACGCCTTGGTAG